A genomic stretch from Pectobacterium carotovorum includes:
- a CDS encoding DUF3561 family protein has protein sequence MQNATQLTISKTRPAQEEDDGVSYLFMGAVTGFSFYWLAFSIPFLVYGSNTTFFFMLYTWPFFLALMPFSVLVGVGFSFLLRGYIFYTLFATGLTVICLFWLVFSFLTGW, from the coding sequence ATGCAAAATGCCACGCAGTTAACGATTAGCAAGACTCGGCCAGCGCAAGAAGAGGATGACGGCGTTTCCTACCTGTTTATGGGGGCGGTGACGGGGTTCTCCTTCTATTGGTTGGCCTTTAGCATCCCCTTTCTGGTATACGGCTCCAATACCACGTTTTTCTTCATGCTCTACACCTGGCCGTTCTTTCTGGCGCTGATGCCGTTTTCGGTGCTGGTTGGCGTCGGGTTTAGCTTTCTGCTGAGAGGCTATATTTTTTATACGCTTTTTGCGACGGGACTGACGGTGATCTGCCTGTTCTGGCTGGTATTTTCTTTTCTGACGGGGTGGTAA
- the cysC gene encoding adenylyl-sulfate kinase, with the protein MRWFVATSRIGARATCWEANNVSLRDEPTDENVVWHAHDVTRESREKLHGHQGVVIWFTGLSGSGKSTLAGALEQALHARGVSTYLLDGDNVRHGLCRDLGFTDDDRRENIRRVGEVAKLMVDAGLVVLTAFISPHRAERKMVQDLLGEGQFIEVFVDTPLATCEARDPKGLYKKARAGELRNFTGIDSAYEAPEAPDSHLDGEQLVTNLTGQLLDLLGKRAIIKL; encoded by the coding sequence ATGCGCTGGTTCGTCGCCACTTCCCGCATTGGGGCGCGCGCGACCTGCTGGGAGGCAAATAACGTGTCTTTACGCGATGAACCGACTGACGAGAATGTCGTCTGGCATGCGCACGATGTCACCCGTGAGTCGCGCGAGAAGTTGCATGGTCATCAGGGCGTGGTTATCTGGTTTACCGGGCTGTCAGGTTCCGGTAAATCCACGCTGGCGGGGGCGCTGGAGCAGGCGCTACACGCTCGCGGCGTCAGCACTTATCTGCTGGATGGCGACAACGTCCGGCACGGTTTGTGCCGGGATTTGGGCTTCACCGACGACGATCGGCGCGAGAACATTCGCCGCGTGGGTGAAGTCGCCAAACTGATGGTGGATGCCGGTCTGGTGGTCCTGACCGCGTTTATCTCGCCGCACCGCGCCGAGCGCAAAATGGTGCAGGATTTACTGGGCGAAGGGCAGTTCATTGAAGTCTTCGTCGATACGCCGTTAGCGACCTGTGAAGCGCGCGATCCTAAGGGGTTGTATAAAAAAGCCCGCGCGGGAGAGTTGCGTAATTTCACCGGGATCGACTCGGCGTATGAAGCCCCGGAAGCGCCCGATAGTCATCTGGATGGTGAACAATTAGTAACAAATTTGACAGGCCAATTGTTAGATCTGCTTGGCAAGCGAGCTATTATCAAGCTCTGA
- the cysN gene encoding sulfate adenylyltransferase subunit CysN yields the protein MSQISLKDTVAENAAEKDASAINNAMAQQIAEQGGVEAYLHAQQDKTLLRFLTCGSVDDGKSTLIGRLLHDTRQIYEDQLSTLHNDSKRLGTQGEKLDLALLVDGLQAEREQGITIDVAYRYFSTEKRKFIIADTPGHEQYTRNMATGASTCELAILLIDARKGVLDQTRRHSFIATLLGIRDLVVAVNKMDLVDYQQTVFEQFKQDYLDFAQQLPADLNITFVPISALDGDNVATPSTTMSWYTGPTLLDVLETVNVAQRTLEQPMRFPVQYVNRPNLDFRGYAGTLASGIIRVGQRVKVLPSGVESTVSRIVTFDGDLPQAQAGEAITLVLADEIDISRGDLLVDSGESLKAVQHALVDVVWMAEQPLVPGQSYDIKIGGKKTRARVENIQYQVEINTLTQRVAENLPLNGIGSVELIFDEPLVLDNYQHNAVTGGMIFIDRLSNVTVGAGLVREPIEQVYQEPGAYSAFELELNALVRRHFPHWGARDLLGGK from the coding sequence ATGAGCCAAATTTCTTTAAAAGACACCGTTGCAGAAAATGCAGCTGAGAAAGATGCCAGTGCTATCAACAATGCAATGGCACAGCAGATCGCCGAGCAGGGCGGTGTGGAAGCGTATTTACACGCACAGCAGGATAAAACGCTGCTGCGTTTCCTGACCTGCGGCAGCGTCGACGATGGAAAAAGTACACTGATCGGCCGTTTGCTGCACGATACGCGCCAGATTTATGAAGATCAGCTCAGCACGCTACACAATGACAGCAAGCGTCTTGGGACGCAGGGTGAAAAGCTGGATCTGGCACTGCTGGTCGATGGGCTTCAGGCCGAGCGTGAACAGGGCATCACGATTGACGTGGCCTACCGCTATTTTTCGACGGAAAAGCGCAAGTTTATTATCGCCGACACGCCGGGACATGAGCAGTACACCCGCAACATGGCGACTGGCGCATCAACCTGCGAGCTGGCGATTCTGCTGATTGACGCCCGCAAAGGCGTATTGGATCAAACCCGTCGTCACAGCTTTATTGCGACCCTGCTGGGGATTCGCGATCTGGTGGTGGCGGTGAACAAAATGGACTTAGTGGATTATCAGCAAACGGTATTTGAGCAGTTTAAGCAGGACTATCTGGATTTTGCCCAGCAACTGCCTGCCGACCTGAATATCACCTTTGTGCCGATTTCCGCGCTGGATGGCGACAATGTCGCCACGCCAAGCACGACGATGAGTTGGTATACCGGCCCAACGCTGCTGGACGTGCTGGAAACGGTCAACGTAGCGCAGCGCACGCTGGAACAGCCGATGCGTTTCCCGGTGCAATACGTCAACCGCCCGAATCTGGATTTCCGTGGCTACGCGGGCACGCTGGCATCTGGCATTATCCGCGTTGGGCAGCGGGTTAAGGTGCTGCCGTCCGGCGTAGAATCCACTGTCAGCCGTATTGTGACCTTTGACGGTGATTTACCGCAGGCGCAGGCAGGTGAAGCCATTACGCTGGTGCTGGCGGATGAGATTGACATCAGCCGCGGTGACCTGCTGGTCGATAGCGGTGAATCGCTGAAAGCAGTGCAGCATGCGTTGGTGGATGTGGTCTGGATGGCGGAACAGCCGCTGGTGCCGGGACAGAGCTATGACATCAAGATTGGTGGTAAGAAAACGCGTGCCCGGGTCGAGAATATTCAGTATCAGGTTGAGATTAATACGCTGACGCAGCGCGTCGCGGAGAACCTGCCGCTGAATGGCATCGGTTCGGTTGAGCTGATTTTTGATGAGCCGCTGGTGCTGGACAACTATCAGCACAACGCGGTGACGGGCGGGATGATCTTTATCGATCGTCTGAGTAATGTCACGGTAGGCGCGGGTCTGGTACGGGAACCTATCGAGCAGGTGTATCAGGAGCCGGGCGCGTACAGCGCGTTTGAGCTGGAACTGAATGCGCTGGTTCGTCGCCACTTCCCGCATTGGGGCGCGCGCGACCTGCTGGGAGGCAAATAA
- the cysD gene encoding sulfate adenylyltransferase subunit CysD encodes MDEKRLTHLRQLEAESIHIIREVAAEFSNPVMMYSIGKDSSVMLHLARKAFYPGSLPFPLLHVDTGWKFREMYEFRDRTAKAYGCELLVHRNPQGEALGINPFVHGSAKHTDIMKTEGLKQALDKYGFDAAFGGARRDEEKSRAKERIYSFRDRFHRWDPKNQRPELWHNYNGQINKGESIRVFPLSNWTELDIWQYIYLENIEIVPLYLAAPRPVLERDGMLLMVDDDRIDLQPGEVIEQRMVRFRTLGCWPLTGAVASHAQTLPEIIEEMLVSTTSERQGRVIDRDQAGSMELKKRQGYF; translated from the coding sequence ATGGACGAGAAACGACTCACGCATTTACGGCAGCTTGAAGCCGAAAGCATTCACATCATCCGCGAAGTGGCGGCCGAGTTCAGTAACCCGGTGATGATGTACTCCATCGGTAAAGACTCTTCGGTGATGCTGCATCTGGCGCGCAAGGCGTTCTATCCGGGTTCGCTGCCTTTCCCGCTGCTGCACGTTGATACCGGCTGGAAATTTCGTGAAATGTACGAATTTCGTGACCGGACGGCGAAGGCCTACGGCTGTGAACTGCTGGTGCACCGCAACCCGCAGGGCGAAGCGTTGGGGATTAACCCTTTCGTACACGGCAGTGCCAAGCATACCGACATCATGAAAACCGAAGGGCTGAAGCAGGCGCTGGATAAATACGGTTTTGATGCCGCGTTTGGCGGGGCACGTCGCGATGAAGAGAAGTCGCGTGCCAAAGAGCGTATTTACTCCTTCCGTGACCGTTTCCACCGTTGGGATCCGAAGAACCAGCGCCCGGAGCTGTGGCATAACTACAACGGCCAAATTAACAAGGGCGAGAGCATCCGCGTTTTCCCGCTTTCTAACTGGACCGAACTGGATATCTGGCAATACATCTATCTGGAAAACATCGAGATTGTTCCACTCTATCTGGCCGCCCCGCGTCCGGTGTTGGAACGCGATGGCATGCTGCTGATGGTGGATGACGATCGTATCGACCTGCAACCGGGTGAAGTCATCGAACAACGCATGGTACGTTTCCGCACGCTGGGCTGCTGGCCGCTGACGGGCGCGGTGGCATCGCATGCGCAGACGCTGCCGGAAATCATCGAAGAGATGCTGGTTTCCACCACCAGTGAGCGTCAGGGAAGGGTGATTGACCGCGATCAGGCCGGTTCAATGGAGCTGAAAAAGCGTCAAGGGTATTTCTGA